In the Sinorhizobium arboris LMG 14919 genome, one interval contains:
- a CDS encoding GlsB/YeaQ/YmgE family stress response membrane protein, producing the protein MSLNGVGILAAIIIGGLAGWLAEKFMNSQMGLFANIILGIIGAVVLNFILAALGMAYTGWLAYLIIGFIGACLLIAAGRAVRG; encoded by the coding sequence ATGAGCTTGAATGGCGTAGGTATTCTGGCGGCGATCATAATCGGCGGGCTGGCCGGTTGGCTGGCGGAGAAGTTCATGAACAGCCAGATGGGGCTGTTCGCGAACATCATCCTCGGCATTATCGGCGCCGTCGTGCTGAATTTCATTCTCGCGGCCTTGGGCATGGCATATACGGGTTGGCTCGCCTATCTCATCATCGGGTTCATCGGAGCCTGCCTGTTGATCGCGGCGGGCCGCGCCGTCCGAGGGTAG
- the lipA gene encoding lipoyl synthase has protein sequence MVTVFDAVSDRAQRVRHPEKAHRPDTEVLRKPDWIRVKAPTSKGYQETRSIVKSHKLVTVCEEAGCPNIGECWDKKHATFMIMGEICTRACAFCNVATGRPNALDLDEPANVAKAVKQMGLSHVVITSVDRDDLDDGGAEHFEKVIFAIREASPETTIEILTPDFLRKPGALERVVAAKPDVFNHNLETVPSNYLTVRPGARYFHSIRLLQRVKELDPTMFTKSGIMVGLGEERNEVLQLMDDLRTADVDFLTIGQYLQPTRKHHKVEKFVTPEEFKSYETVAYTKGFLMVSSSPLTRSSHHAGDDFARLKAAREKKLAEAE, from the coding sequence ATGGTAACGGTTTTCGATGCCGTCTCGGATCGGGCGCAGCGTGTTCGCCACCCGGAAAAGGCTCACCGGCCTGACACCGAGGTCCTGCGCAAGCCGGACTGGATACGCGTGAAGGCGCCGACCTCGAAGGGGTACCAGGAGACCCGCTCGATCGTGAAGAGCCACAAGCTCGTTACGGTCTGCGAGGAGGCCGGGTGCCCTAACATCGGCGAGTGCTGGGACAAGAAGCACGCGACCTTCATGATTATGGGCGAGATCTGCACGCGTGCCTGTGCCTTCTGCAACGTCGCGACCGGCAGGCCCAATGCCCTCGACCTGGACGAGCCCGCGAATGTCGCCAAGGCGGTGAAGCAGATGGGCCTGAGCCATGTCGTCATCACCTCCGTCGACCGCGACGACCTCGACGACGGCGGCGCCGAGCATTTCGAGAAGGTCATCTTCGCTATCCGGGAAGCGTCGCCGGAAACCACGATCGAAATCCTGACGCCCGACTTCCTGCGCAAGCCCGGCGCGCTGGAACGGGTCGTGGCCGCCAAGCCGGACGTGTTCAATCATAACCTTGAAACGGTGCCGTCCAACTATCTGACGGTCAGACCGGGGGCACGCTATTTCCATTCCATCCGGCTTCTGCAGCGCGTGAAGGAACTCGACCCGACCATGTTCACCAAGTCGGGCATCATGGTCGGCCTCGGCGAGGAGCGCAACGAAGTGCTGCAACTGATGGACGACCTGCGTACGGCGGACGTCGACTTCCTGACGATCGGACAATATCTGCAGCCGACCCGCAAGCACCACAAGGTCGAGAAATTCGTCACCCCGGAGGAATTCAAGTCTTACGAGACGGTCGCCTATACCAAGGGCTTCCTGATGGTTTCCTCAAGCCCGCTGACCCGCTCGTCCCACCACGCCGGCGACGACTTCGCCCGGCTGAAGGCGGCGCGGGAGAAGAAGCTGGCAGAGGCGGAGTAG
- a CDS encoding type II toxin-antitoxin system RatA family toxin, giving the protein MPHFETNHVVKHSADQMFGLVADVERYPEFLPLCEALSVRSRKERDGKVLLLADMTVGYKAIRETFTTQVLLKSAERIIDVNYIEGPFKYLDNVWRFEPVNESESIVHFCIDYEFKSRLLGALMGSMFDRAFRMFSEAFEKRADVIYGA; this is encoded by the coding sequence ATGCCCCATTTCGAAACCAACCACGTCGTCAAGCACTCGGCCGATCAGATGTTCGGTCTCGTCGCCGATGTCGAGCGCTATCCGGAGTTCCTGCCGCTTTGCGAAGCGTTGAGCGTGCGCTCGCGAAAGGAGCGCGACGGGAAGGTGCTGCTGCTTGCCGACATGACCGTGGGCTACAAGGCGATCCGCGAAACATTCACGACCCAGGTGCTCCTCAAGAGCGCCGAGCGGATCATCGACGTCAACTATATCGAAGGGCCGTTCAAGTATCTCGATAATGTCTGGCGCTTCGAGCCCGTGAACGAGAGCGAGTCGATCGTGCATTTCTGCATCGACTATGAATTCAAGAGCCGCCTCCTGGGCGCGCTCATGGGCTCGATGTTCGATCGTGCCTTCCGCATGTTCTCCGAAGCATTCGAAAAGCGGGCGGATGTTATCTACGGCGCGTGA
- a CDS encoding CinA family protein: MWPADIERKARATIQDLTARGLKLATAESCTGGLIAGVLTEVAGSSSVVDRGFVTYSNEAKIEMLGVNLETLATRGAVSRETAMEMARGAVSHSAADIAVAVTGIAGPGGGSAEKPVGLVHLAAAGRDGTLIHREMRYGNLGRAAVRLATVRTALELVTELAHAP, translated from the coding sequence ATGTGGCCGGCTGACATCGAGCGGAAGGCGCGCGCCACAATTCAGGACCTCACCGCGCGCGGGCTCAAGCTTGCGACGGCGGAGTCCTGCACCGGCGGACTGATCGCCGGCGTCCTGACGGAAGTCGCGGGCTCGTCTTCCGTCGTCGACCGTGGCTTCGTCACCTATTCCAATGAAGCGAAGATCGAGATGCTGGGCGTAAACCTCGAAACGCTCGCGACACGCGGAGCCGTCTCGCGCGAGACGGCAATGGAAATGGCCCGCGGGGCCGTTTCGCACTCGGCCGCCGATATCGCCGTGGCCGTCACCGGCATAGCCGGCCCGGGCGGCGGCTCGGCCGAAAAGCCGGTCGGTCTCGTCCACCTGGCCGCTGCCGGTCGCGACGGCACGCTCATTCATCGAGAAATGCGCTACGGCAATCTTGGCCGGGCGGCGGTGCGGCTTGCCACAGTGCGAACGGCGCTCGAGCTGGTCACCGAATTGGCTCACGCGCCGTAG